From the Lolium rigidum isolate FL_2022 chromosome 2, APGP_CSIRO_Lrig_0.1, whole genome shotgun sequence genome, one window contains:
- the LOC124691939 gene encoding histone H3.2 produces MARTKQTARKSTGGKAPRKQLATKAARKSAPATGGVKKPHRFRPGTVALREIRKYQKSTELLIRKLPFQRLVREIAQDFKTDLRFQSSAVSALQEAAEAYLVGLFEDTNLCAIHAKRVTIMPKDIQLARRIRGERA; encoded by the coding sequence ATGGCCCGCACGAAGCAGACGGCGAGGAAGTCCACCGGCGGCAAGGCGCCGCGCAAGCAGCTGGCCACCAAGGCGGCGCGCAAGTCCGCGCCGGCCACCGGCGGCGTGAAGAAGCCCCACCGCTTCCGCCCGGGCACCGTCGCGCTCAGGGAGATCCGCAAGTACCAGAAGAGCACGGAGCTGCTCATCCGCAAGCTCCCCTTCCAGCGCCTCGTCAGGGAGATCGCGCAGGACTTCAAGACCGACCTCCGCTTCCAGAGCTCCGCCGTCTCCGCGCTCCAGGAGGCCGCCGAGGCCTACCTCGTCGGCCTCTTCGAGGACACCAACCTCTGCGCCATCCACGCCAAGCGCGTCACCATCATGCCCAAGGACATCCAGCTCGCACGCCGCATCAGGGGCGAGAGGGCCTAG